A window of the Lactuca sativa cultivar Salinas chromosome 7, Lsat_Salinas_v11, whole genome shotgun sequence genome harbors these coding sequences:
- the LOC128127092 gene encoding uncharacterized protein LOC128127092, whose translation MKHKDGQPVCAQVLGMKSHIDRLIMLGVSFPDELAVNWVLQTLPESYNEFKRKYYMMNHDDNLIDLTYMLIAAESEMIWRSNGVYLLEKSTNHASKDYLGEPTCVCYQKKGRWIQVCPKSLKSPEDGRVKEYGCASGSVKRKEAW comes from the exons atgaaacataaagatggtcaacccgtgtgtgcccaagttctaggaatgaaatcacacattgataggttgataatgttgggtgtgtcattcccagatgagttggctgtgaattgggttttgcagacacttcctgaatcatataatgagttcaaaagaaagtattatatgatgaatcatgacgacaacctcattgacctaacttacatgctcattgctgctgagtcagaaatgatttggcgaagcaatggagtgtatttgttggaaaagtcaaccaaccatgcttccaaggactatctaggagaaccgacctgcgtttgctaccaaaagaaagggcgttggatacaagtctgcccaaagagcctgaagagtccagaagatgggagagtcaaagagtatggctgcgcttcag gatcggtgaaaagaaaggaagcttggtga